In Pseudomonas putida, a genomic segment contains:
- a CDS encoding iron transporter: MNSLPPWLQILSRSGAALLGGYAFSYAASACLARLLPLAPGDAVIAATLPAFVFYTAAMLWAFASRDALRAWWPLVLALPLALVGFWPQAMRWLA; the protein is encoded by the coding sequence ATGAACAGTCTTCCCCCCTGGCTGCAGATCCTCTCGCGCAGCGGCGCCGCACTGCTCGGTGGCTATGCCTTCAGCTACGCCGCCAGCGCTTGCCTGGCCAGGCTACTGCCACTGGCACCTGGCGACGCGGTGATCGCCGCCACGCTGCCGGCCTTCGTCTTCTATACCGCCGCCATGCTCTGGGCCTTCGCCAGTCGCGATGCGCTACGCGCCTGGTGGCCGCTGGTGTTGGCGCTCCCCTTGGCGCTGGTCGGATTCTGGCCCCAGGCAATGAGGTGGCTGGCATGA
- a CDS encoding MFS transporter: MRTAEKADPQNATSTLPKIPRSVWALGFVSMFMDLSSEMIHALLPLYMVTVLGTSVVAVGFIEGIAEATASITKVFSGALSDRLGKRKLLTVLGYGLAALTKPVFPMAGGLEWLVGARFVDRIGKGIRGAPRDALVADVTPPALRGAAYGLRQTLDTLGAFLGPLLAILLMWLTASHFQTVFWIAVIPAFVAVFILVVYVREPAPGPAPRPTRAPLSLKQLVHLGPDYWRLVLLAVVFTLGRFSEAFLLLRAQDMGLAALWAPAVLVVMALAYSLSAYPAGALSDRIGRRGVLLMGLGLLVLADLLLALLPGWSGLALGVVAWGLHLGFTQGIFAALIADSAPGHLRGTAFGVFHLLTGVALLVASVVAGLLWDGVGFRATFLVGATFAGATLVGVALLSRPSTR; encoded by the coding sequence ATGCGCACAGCCGAAAAAGCCGACCCGCAAAACGCCACCAGCACCCTGCCAAAAATTCCCCGCAGCGTCTGGGCGCTGGGCTTCGTTTCGATGTTCATGGACCTCTCCTCGGAAATGATCCACGCCCTGCTACCCCTGTACATGGTCACCGTGCTGGGCACCTCGGTGGTCGCGGTGGGCTTCATCGAGGGCATCGCCGAGGCGACCGCGTCGATCACCAAGGTGTTTTCCGGGGCGTTGAGCGACCGCCTGGGCAAGCGCAAGCTGCTCACCGTGCTCGGTTATGGCCTGGCGGCGCTGACCAAGCCGGTGTTTCCCATGGCAGGGGGACTTGAGTGGTTGGTAGGGGCGCGTTTCGTCGACCGCATCGGCAAGGGTATCCGCGGAGCACCCCGCGATGCGCTGGTGGCCGACGTCACACCCCCGGCGCTACGCGGCGCCGCCTACGGCCTGCGCCAGACCCTGGATACGCTGGGCGCGTTTCTCGGGCCATTGCTGGCGATCCTGCTGATGTGGCTGACCGCGAGCCATTTCCAGACTGTGTTCTGGATCGCGGTGATCCCGGCATTCGTCGCGGTGTTCATCCTGGTCGTCTACGTGCGTGAACCAGCACCGGGCCCGGCACCACGCCCCACGCGCGCGCCACTTTCCCTGAAGCAACTGGTACACCTGGGACCCGACTATTGGCGGCTGGTGCTGCTGGCCGTGGTATTCACCCTGGGCCGCTTCAGCGAAGCCTTCCTCCTGCTACGCGCTCAGGACATGGGGTTGGCGGCCCTGTGGGCGCCGGCAGTGCTGGTGGTCATGGCCCTGGCCTATTCGCTGTCGGCCTACCCCGCCGGTGCCCTGTCCGATCGCATCGGTCGGCGCGGCGTGCTGCTCATGGGCCTGGGCCTGTTGGTGCTGGCCGACCTGCTGCTGGCCTTGCTGCCCGGCTGGAGCGGGCTGGCGCTGGGCGTGGTGGCCTGGGGGCTGCACCTGGGCTTCACCCAGGGCATCTTCGCCGCGCTGATCGCCGACAGTGCCCCTGGCCACCTGCGCGGCACCGCCTTCGGCGTATTCCATCTGCTCACCGGCGTGGCCTTGCTGGTGGCCAGCGTGGTCGCTGGGCTGCTGTGGGATGGTGTGGGCTTCCGGGCGACCTTCCTGGTCGGCGCGACCTTTGCCGGCGCCACCCTGGTCGGGGTGGCCCTGCTGTCCCGTCCTTCCACCCGCTAG
- a CDS encoding TonB-dependent siderophore receptor: protein MQPRTSPNRLALALFALASPAVMAAESQQAVPGEVLEVPVAEDALVIQDTLVTAEREARQALGSSIITAEDIKRHPPANDLSDIIRREPGVNLTGNSASGARGNNRQIDLRGMGPENTLILIDGKPSSARNAVRYGWNGDRDTRGETNWVPAEAVERIEILRGPAAARYGSGAMGGVVNIITKRPTDELKGNVTFYTQMPEDSAEGASRRANFNLGGGLTDNLGFRLYGGLAKTDADDLDINASHANSALAAGREGVRNKDINGLLSWRLNDEHRLEASAGYSRQGNIYAGDTMNSNGGSNIDLISSLYGKETNVMQRSTYDLTHLGDFTWGSSKTTLAYEYVRNWRLNEGLAGGPEGAINDSGAAMSRLRNTRLSSEVNLPFAMGSTEHVLTLGGEYLYESLNDQGSFRPQSFDPSGGGGDVIGGFDRSDSKMTARSYALFAEDNIIVGNTTITPGLRFDHHETFGDNFSPSLNLSHKITDALTVKGGIARAYKVPNLYQSNPNYLLYSRGNGCSVQQTNSGGCYLQGNADLKPEISVNKEIGLLYDRGTWRTSATYFRNDYQNKIIGGTDVLYAINSGRRVTQWENAGKARVEGIEGNFFMELTPTLDWNTNLTWMLDNDNRETGEPLSVIPEYTVNTTLDWRATDKLSFQVAGTYFGKQKSPTYNYRTQEDYDAAAQQDVEAYGLVDLSAGYKFNANYDVRVGVNNVFDKQILRGGNASSSGANTYNQPGRAVFAALNISF, encoded by the coding sequence ATGCAACCCAGAACCTCACCGAATCGCCTGGCTCTGGCCCTGTTCGCACTGGCGTCGCCGGCCGTGATGGCGGCCGAGAGCCAGCAGGCCGTGCCCGGCGAGGTACTGGAAGTGCCGGTGGCCGAGGACGCGCTGGTGATCCAGGACACCCTGGTCACCGCCGAACGAGAGGCACGCCAGGCCCTGGGTTCGTCGATCATCACCGCTGAGGACATCAAGCGTCACCCGCCGGCCAACGATCTCTCCGATATCATCCGCCGTGAGCCGGGGGTCAACCTCACCGGCAACAGCGCCAGTGGCGCACGGGGCAACAACCGCCAGATCGACCTGCGCGGCATGGGCCCGGAGAACACCCTGATCCTCATCGACGGCAAACCGTCCAGCGCTCGCAATGCCGTGCGCTACGGCTGGAACGGCGACCGCGACACCCGCGGCGAGACCAACTGGGTGCCAGCTGAGGCGGTCGAGCGCATCGAGATCCTGCGCGGGCCGGCGGCAGCACGTTATGGCTCCGGCGCCATGGGTGGGGTGGTCAACATCATCACCAAACGCCCAACGGACGAGCTCAAAGGCAACGTCACTTTCTACACCCAGATGCCAGAAGACAGCGCCGAGGGCGCCAGCCGCCGAGCCAACTTCAACCTTGGCGGCGGGCTCACCGACAACTTGGGTTTCCGCCTGTATGGTGGCCTGGCCAAGACCGATGCCGACGACCTGGACATCAACGCCAGCCACGCCAACAGTGCCTTGGCCGCCGGCCGCGAAGGCGTGCGCAACAAGGACATCAACGGCCTGTTGAGCTGGCGGCTCAACGACGAGCACCGCCTCGAAGCCAGTGCCGGCTATAGCCGCCAGGGCAACATCTACGCTGGCGACACCATGAACAGCAACGGCGGCAGCAATATCGACCTGATCTCCAGCCTGTACGGCAAGGAGACCAACGTGATGCAGCGCAGCACCTACGACCTGACCCACCTCGGCGATTTCACCTGGGGCTCCAGCAAGACCACCCTGGCCTATGAGTACGTGCGCAACTGGCGCCTCAACGAGGGCCTGGCCGGTGGCCCGGAAGGTGCGATCAACGACAGCGGCGCGGCCATGTCGCGGCTGCGCAACACGCGCCTCTCCAGCGAGGTCAACCTGCCGTTCGCCATGGGCAGCACCGAACACGTGCTGACGTTGGGCGGCGAGTACCTCTACGAATCGCTCAACGACCAGGGGTCGTTCCGCCCTCAAAGCTTCGACCCCAGCGGTGGCGGCGGTGATGTCATCGGCGGCTTCGACCGCAGCGACTCGAAGATGACCGCCAGGAGCTACGCGTTGTTCGCCGAGGACAACATCATCGTCGGTAACACCACGATCACCCCAGGCCTGCGTTTCGACCATCACGAAACCTTCGGCGACAACTTCAGCCCGAGCCTGAACCTGTCGCACAAGATCACCGATGCCCTGACCGTCAAGGGCGGCATCGCGCGGGCCTACAAGGTGCCGAACCTGTACCAGTCCAACCCCAACTACCTGCTGTACAGCCGTGGCAACGGCTGCAGCGTGCAGCAGACCAACTCCGGTGGCTGCTACCTGCAGGGCAACGCCGACCTCAAGCCCGAGATCAGCGTGAACAAGGAAATTGGCCTGCTGTACGACCGCGGCACCTGGCGTACCAGTGCCACCTACTTCCGCAACGATTATCAGAACAAGATCATCGGCGGCACCGACGTGCTGTATGCGATCAACAGCGGCCGCCGTGTGACCCAATGGGAAAACGCCGGCAAGGCGCGGGTCGAGGGCATCGAGGGCAACTTCTTCATGGAGCTGACCCCGACCCTGGACTGGAACACCAACCTGACCTGGATGCTCGACAACGACAACCGTGAAACCGGCGAGCCGCTGTCGGTGATCCCCGAGTACACGGTCAACACTACGCTGGACTGGCGCGCTACCGACAAGCTGTCGTTCCAGGTGGCCGGGACCTACTTCGGCAAGCAGAAGTCGCCGACCTACAACTACCGCACCCAGGAGGATTACGACGCCGCGGCGCAGCAGGATGTCGAGGCCTATGGGCTGGTGGATCTGAGCGCAGGTTACAAGTTCAACGCCAACTATGACGTGCGGGTCGGGGTGAACAACGTCTTCGACAAGCAGATCCTGCGCGGCGGCAATGCCAGCAGTTCGGGGGCCAATACCTATAACCAGCCGGGGCGGGCGGTGTTTGCCGCGTTGAACATTTCCTTCTGA
- a CDS encoding ABC transporter ATP-binding protein/permease, which yields MDMNWHQALQESLSWLAIATLSTFVGFAVAATLAVRFTRWGAQFWQLAGPYFNLRRSWRPLLAFALLLVLTLFSVRLNVLFSFWYNRFYSALQGLDQSAFWYLLGVFGVLAIIHVARSLFTSYVTQAFSIRWRMWLTERLTGEWMHGDAYYRGRFVADPVDNPDQRIELDVSTFVTGSVTLALGAVSALVSLVAFTAILWGLSAPLAVAGVEIPRAMVFAVYLYVLVATWVAFRLGRPLIRLNFLNEKLTANFRYALMRLRENAENIAFYQGAQVERGTLLGRFAALIANAWALVFRGLKFDGFNLGISQVAVVFPFILQAPRFFSGAIKLGDVMQTSQAFGQVQDSLSFFRESYDAFAQYRATLDRLTGFVEANREAGELPRVDTHDQAHALRIHRLQVSRPDGHRLIGDLELSLQPGQALLIKGPSGSGKTTLLRALAGLWPYAEGEVRRPTGHQALFLSQRPYLPLGDLRTAIAYPADAQPQDDARMQQALRQVNLGHLAERLSGTYDWSQVLSIGEQQRLAFARVLFNRPQVVFLDESTSAMDEGLEHTLYALLRNQLPDTLLVSIGHRSTLASFHTHRLEVDGQGGWTFQPQASGEVLA from the coding sequence ATGGACATGAACTGGCACCAGGCCCTGCAAGAAAGCCTGAGCTGGCTGGCAATCGCCACACTCTCCACCTTTGTCGGCTTCGCCGTTGCCGCGACCCTGGCCGTGCGCTTCACCCGCTGGGGCGCGCAGTTCTGGCAGCTCGCCGGGCCTTACTTCAATCTCCGCCGCAGTTGGCGACCCTTGCTGGCGTTCGCCTTGCTGCTGGTGCTGACGCTGTTCTCGGTGCGCCTGAACGTGCTGTTCTCGTTCTGGTACAACCGCTTCTACAGCGCCCTGCAGGGCCTGGATCAATCAGCCTTCTGGTACCTGCTCGGCGTGTTCGGCGTTCTGGCGATCATCCACGTGGCACGCTCGCTGTTCACTTCCTACGTGACCCAGGCCTTCAGCATCCGCTGGCGCATGTGGTTGACCGAGCGTCTGACCGGTGAATGGATGCATGGCGATGCCTATTACCGGGGTCGCTTCGTCGCGGATCCGGTGGACAACCCTGACCAGCGTATCGAACTGGACGTCAGTACCTTCGTCACCGGCTCGGTGACCCTGGCCCTCGGCGCGGTCAGTGCGCTGGTCTCGCTGGTGGCGTTCACGGCCATTCTCTGGGGGCTGTCGGCGCCACTGGCGGTGGCTGGGGTGGAGATTCCACGGGCGATGGTGTTCGCCGTCTACCTGTATGTGCTGGTGGCCACGTGGGTTGCATTCCGCCTCGGGCGGCCGTTGATCCGCCTTAACTTCCTCAACGAAAAGCTCACCGCCAACTTCCGTTACGCACTGATGCGCCTGCGCGAGAACGCCGAGAACATCGCGTTCTACCAAGGCGCGCAGGTCGAGCGCGGCACCCTGTTGGGCCGTTTCGCGGCGCTGATCGCCAACGCCTGGGCGCTGGTGTTCCGAGGCTTGAAGTTCGATGGTTTCAACCTCGGTATCAGCCAGGTGGCGGTGGTGTTCCCGTTCATTCTGCAGGCGCCGCGCTTTTTCAGCGGCGCGATCAAGCTCGGCGATGTGATGCAGACCTCCCAGGCGTTTGGCCAGGTCCAGGATTCGCTGTCGTTCTTCCGTGAGTCGTACGATGCGTTCGCCCAGTACCGCGCCACGCTCGACCGTTTGACCGGCTTCGTCGAGGCCAATCGCGAGGCCGGCGAGCTGCCCCGTGTCGATACCCACGACCAGGCCCATGCCCTGCGCATCCATCGCTTGCAGGTCTCGCGCCCCGATGGCCATCGCTTGATCGGCGATCTGGAACTCAGTTTGCAGCCCGGCCAGGCCTTGCTGATCAAGGGCCCTTCGGGCAGTGGCAAGACGACCTTGTTGCGTGCGCTGGCGGGCCTTTGGCCCTACGCTGAAGGCGAAGTGCGGCGGCCGACGGGGCACCAGGCGCTGTTCCTGTCGCAGCGCCCGTACTTGCCGCTGGGTGATCTGCGCACCGCGATCGCCTACCCGGCCGATGCGCAGCCGCAGGACGATGCGCGCATGCAGCAGGCGTTGCGCCAGGTCAACCTGGGCCACCTGGCCGAACGCTTGAGCGGGACCTACGACTGGTCGCAGGTGTTGTCGATCGGCGAGCAGCAGCGCCTGGCCTTTGCCAGGGTGCTGTTCAACCGGCCCCAGGTGGTGTTTCTCGACGAGTCCACCTCGGCCATGGACGAAGGTCTGGAGCACACCTTGTATGCGCTGCTGCGCAATCAATTGCCCGACACGTTGCTGGTGAGCATCGGCCACCGCAGCACCCTGGCGAGCTTCCACACGCATCGTCTGGAGGTGGACGGTCAAGGCGGGTGGACCTTCCAGCCGCAAGCCAGTGGCGAGGTATTGGCCTAG
- a CDS encoding formate dehydrogenase subunit delta — MSSDNLIKMANQIAHYFDSEPNRALAVQGVRQHLQSFWTPAMRRQLTEWIEAHAGEGVDSKVLEALN, encoded by the coding sequence ATGAGTAGTGACAACCTGATCAAGATGGCCAACCAGATAGCCCATTACTTCGACAGCGAACCCAATCGGGCGCTGGCGGTGCAGGGGGTGAGGCAGCATCTGCAGAGTTTCTGGACCCCGGCGATGCGTCGGCAGTTGACTGAATGGATCGAGGCGCATGCGGGGGAGGGGGTGGATTCCAAGGTGTTGGAGGCCTTGAACTGA
- the fdhF gene encoding formate dehydrogenase subunit alpha yields MINYFDPAFDKSSDLGTPARDSAVQVSLNIDGRSISVPAGTSVMRAAALLGTSIPKLCATDSLEAFGSCRMCMVEIDGMRGYPASCTTPVTEGMVVRTQTPRLADLRRNVMELFISDHPLDCLTCSANGNCELQTVAGQVGLREVRYGYDGANHLAEKKDVSNPYFDYEPSKCIVCSRCVRACEDIQGTFALTITGRGFDSRVVAAGGDDFLSSECVSCGACVQACPTATLSEKSLVLLGQPERAVITTCAYCGVGCSLRAEMKGDQLVRMVPDKNGGANHGHACVKGRFAWGYATHPDRITKPMIRKRLEDPWQEVSWDEAVTYAASEFRRIQLKYGRDSIGGITSSRCTNEEAYLVQKLVRTAFGNNNVDTCARVCHSPTGYGLKQTLGESAGTQSFDSVMQADVILVIGANPTDAHPVFGSQLKRRLREGARLIVIDPRRIDLVDAPHARADLHLQLRPGTNVAMLNALAHVIVGEGLLAQRFIDARCETEDFARWRDFVSLPENAPEILGPICGVPAEQIRAAARLYATGGNAAIYYGLGVTEHSQGSTAVMGIANLAMATGNVGREGVGVNPLRGQNNVQGSCDMGSFPHELPGYRHIANEGVRAEFEQAWGVTLQPDPGLRIPNMFEAALDGSFKALYCQGEDIAQSDPNTQHVTAALRAMECVVVQDIFLNETAKFAHVFLPGSSFLEKDGTFTNAERRISRVRKVMQPLAGKADWEATVALANALGCPMNYRHPSEIMDEIARLTPSFQRVSYAELDRRGSLQWPCNDAAPDGTPTMHIEQFVRGKGRFMLTGYVPTDEKVNSRYPLLLTTGRILSQYNVGAQTRRTGNVAWHDADRLEIHPTDAESRGIGDGDWVGIGSRAGQTVLRAKVSARVAPGVVYTTFHFPESGANVITTDNSDWATNCPEYKVTAVEVVKVFQPSQWQKRYQDFSDEQRRLLKERRTTEENAEVRR; encoded by the coding sequence GTGATCAATTACTTCGACCCCGCTTTTGATAAAAGCAGCGACCTCGGCACGCCTGCTCGAGACAGCGCCGTGCAGGTCAGCCTGAACATCGACGGACGCAGCATCAGCGTGCCCGCCGGCACCTCGGTGATGCGCGCTGCGGCGCTGCTTGGCACCAGCATTCCCAAACTGTGCGCCACCGATAGCCTCGAAGCCTTCGGCTCGTGCCGCATGTGCATGGTCGAGATCGATGGCATGCGTGGCTATCCGGCCTCGTGCACCACGCCGGTCACCGAGGGCATGGTGGTGCGCACGCAAACGCCGCGTCTGGCCGATTTGCGCCGCAATGTCATGGAGCTGTTTATCTCCGACCACCCGCTGGACTGCCTGACCTGCTCGGCCAACGGCAACTGCGAGCTGCAGACCGTGGCCGGCCAGGTCGGCCTGCGCGAGGTCCGCTACGGCTATGACGGTGCCAACCACCTGGCCGAGAAGAAGGACGTGTCCAATCCGTACTTCGACTACGAGCCGAGCAAATGCATCGTCTGCAGCCGCTGCGTACGCGCCTGCGAGGACATCCAGGGCACCTTCGCCCTGACCATCACCGGGCGTGGCTTCGACTCGCGGGTGGTGGCGGCCGGTGGTGACGATTTCCTCTCCTCCGAGTGCGTGTCGTGCGGTGCGTGCGTACAGGCCTGCCCGACCGCGACCTTGAGCGAGAAGTCGCTGGTTCTGCTCGGCCAGCCCGAGCGGGCGGTGATCACCACCTGCGCCTACTGCGGCGTCGGCTGCTCGTTGCGCGCCGAGATGAAGGGCGACCAACTGGTGCGCATGGTCCCGGACAAGAACGGCGGCGCCAATCATGGCCACGCCTGCGTCAAAGGGCGCTTCGCCTGGGGCTACGCTACCCACCCCGACCGCATCACCAAGCCGATGATCCGCAAGCGCCTGGAAGACCCTTGGCAGGAAGTCAGCTGGGACGAGGCCGTGACCTACGCCGCCAGTGAATTCCGGCGTATCCAGCTCAAGTACGGGCGCGATTCGATCGGCGGCATCACCTCCAGCCGCTGCACCAACGAGGAGGCCTATCTGGTGCAGAAGCTGGTGCGCACGGCGTTCGGCAACAACAACGTCGACACTTGCGCGCGGGTCTGCCATTCGCCGACCGGCTATGGCCTGAAGCAGACCCTCGGCGAATCGGCCGGTACCCAGAGCTTCGACTCGGTGATGCAGGCCGATGTGATCCTGGTGATCGGCGCCAACCCCACCGATGCCCACCCGGTGTTCGGCTCGCAGCTCAAGCGCAGGCTGCGCGAGGGCGCGCGGCTGATCGTCATCGACCCGCGGCGCATCGACCTGGTCGACGCGCCCCATGCCCGCGCCGACTTGCACCTGCAACTGCGCCCCGGTACCAACGTGGCCATGCTCAACGCCCTGGCCCATGTGATCGTCGGCGAAGGCCTGCTGGCCCAACGCTTCATCGATGCCCGCTGTGAAACCGAAGACTTTGCCCGCTGGCGCGATTTCGTCAGCCTGCCAGAGAACGCCCCTGAGATCCTCGGGCCGATCTGCGGCGTGCCCGCCGAGCAGATCCGCGCCGCCGCACGCTTGTATGCCACGGGCGGCAACGCGGCCATCTACTATGGCCTGGGCGTGACCGAGCACAGCCAGGGCAGCACCGCGGTGATGGGCATCGCCAACCTGGCCATGGCCACCGGCAACGTCGGCCGCGAAGGAGTAGGGGTCAATCCGCTGCGTGGGCAGAACAACGTGCAGGGCTCGTGCGACATGGGCTCGTTCCCCCATGAGCTGCCGGGCTACCGGCACATCGCCAACGAAGGCGTGCGCGCCGAATTCGAGCAGGCCTGGGGCGTGACCTTGCAACCCGATCCGGGCCTGCGCATCCCCAACATGTTCGAGGCGGCCCTGGACGGCAGTTTCAAGGCGTTGTATTGCCAGGGCGAGGACATCGCCCAGAGCGACCCCAATACCCAGCACGTCACTGCCGCGCTGCGTGCCATGGAATGCGTGGTGGTGCAGGACATCTTCCTCAACGAGACGGCCAAGTTCGCCCACGTGTTCCTGCCCGGCAGCTCGTTCCTCGAAAAGGACGGCACCTTCACCAACGCCGAACGGCGCATCTCGCGGGTGCGCAAGGTCATGCAGCCGCTGGCCGGCAAGGCCGACTGGGAGGCGACCGTGGCCCTGGCCAATGCCCTGGGTTGCCCGATGAACTACCGTCACCCGTCCGAGATCATGGACGAGATCGCTCGCCTGACCCCAAGCTTCCAGCGTGTCAGCTACGCCGAGCTCGACCGCCGTGGCAGCCTGCAATGGCCATGCAACGACGCCGCACCCGATGGCACGCCGACCATGCACATCGAGCAGTTCGTGCGGGGCAAGGGGCGCTTCATGCTGACCGGCTACGTACCCACCGACGAGAAGGTCAACAGCCGTTATCCGTTGCTGCTGACCACTGGGCGGATCCTCAGCCAGTACAACGTCGGCGCTCAGACCCGGCGCACCGGCAACGTCGCCTGGCATGACGCCGACCGCCTGGAAATCCACCCCACTGACGCCGAGAGCCGGGGCATTGGCGATGGTGACTGGGTAGGCATCGGCAGCCGCGCCGGGCAGACCGTGCTGCGTGCCAAGGTCAGTGCGCGGGTGGCGCCGGGAGTGGTCTACACCACCTTCCACTTCCCCGAATCGGGGGCGAACGTGATTACCACGGACAACTCCGACTGGGCGACCAACTGCCCGGAATACAAGGTCACCGCTGTGGAAGTGGTCAAGGTGTTCCAGCCGTCGCAGTGGCAGAAGCGCTACCAGGACTTCAGTGACGAACAGCGGCGCCTGCTCAAGGAGCGCCGTACCACCGAGGAAAACGCCGAGGTGCGTCGATGA